The sequence CTCCATGGGCCCCGCATCATACGCCGCCGGCCCGGCCGGTGGAAAGGTTTCGACGGCCCCCCGAAATTCTTCCGCCGCGGCGTCCGATTCCCCCTTGCATTCGCGGCCCCGGGCCGCTAAGATTTCGCCCCTTCGGACGGGATTCCATCCTTACGAACCGAACATGAACCCCGAGAAGATCCGGAACATCGGCATCATCGCGCACATCGACTCCGGCAAGACCACCGTGAGCGAGCGCATCCTCTACGTCACCGGCCGCGTCCACAAGATCGGCGAAGTCGACGAGGGGACGACGGCGCTGGACTGGATGGAGCAGGAGCGCGAGCGCGGGATCACGATCACCGCCGCGGCCACGGCCGTCGAGTGGAAAGGCCACCGCATCAACCTCATCGACACGCCCGGCCACGTGGACTTCACGGTCGAAGTCGAGCGCTCCCTGCGGGTCCTCGACGGGGCGGTGGCGCTCTTCTGCGGCGTGGGCGGCGTGGAACCGCAGTCGATGACGGTCTGGCGCCAGGCGGAAAAGTACTCGGTGCCGGTGATCGGCTTCGTCAACAAGATGGACCGGACGGGCGCCGACTTCCACGGCGTGGTGCGCAAGATCCAGGAGGAGCTCGGGGGCAACGCGGTGCCCGTGATTCTTCCGATCGGCTCGGGCGAGAATTTCCGGGGGCTGATCGACCTCGTCAAGAACGTGGAGGTCGTCTTCGAGGAGCGCCGCGGCCAGATCCACTTCGAGGAGCGCCCGATCCCCACGGGGCTCCAGGAGGAGGCCGCGCGCTGGCGCCGGAACCTCATCGAGAAAGTGTCCGAGACGGACGAGGCGCTGCTCGAAAAGTACGTGGCGGGGGTGGAACCCTCGCAGGACGAGATCCGGGCCGCGCTCCGGAAGGCCACGCTCGGGCGCACGATCCATCCGGTGCTCTGCGGATCGGCGGCCCGGAACATCGGCGTCCAGCATCTGCTCGACGCGGTGGTGGACTACCTCCCCTCCCCGAAGGTCGAGGACGGCCCCCTGGCCGCGCTGGCCTTCAAGATCTACAGCGACCGGCACGCCAAGCTCGTCTACGTGCGCGTGTATTCGGGAACGCTGGCCGCCGGCTCCTACGTCTACAACTCCGTGCGCAAGCGGCGCGAGCGGGTGGGGCGCCTGGTCGAGATGCACGCCAATCGCCCCATCGCCCGGGAGTCCCTGGGCCCCGGCGAGATCGGCGCGGTCGTGGGCCTGGACCATACCCTCACGGGCGACACCCTCTGCACCGAGGAGAAGCCGGTCGTCCTCGAGGCGATCGAATTCCCCGCCCCCGTGATTTCGGTGTCCATCGCTCCCGCCTCGATGGCCGAGCGCGACAAGCTCTCCTACGCGCTGGCGAAGCTCGCCGAAGAGGATCCGACCTTCGTCGTCACCTACGATCCCGAAACGGAAGAGACGATCATGTCGGGCATGGGCGAGCTTCACCTCGAGATCCTCGTGGACCGCCTCAAGCGCGAGTACGGCGTCAACGCCAAGGTGGGCCGCCCCCAGGTGGCCTACCGGGAAACGGCGACGACCGCGGCCGAGGTGGACCACAAGCTCGTCAAGCAGACCGGCGGCCGGGGCGATTTCGCCCGGACGGTGCTTCTCATCGAGCCGCTGCCGGCGGGGTCCGGCTTCGAGTTCGTCAACGAGGTCAAGGGCGGCAACGTCCCCAAGGAGTACGTCCCCGCCGTCGAAAAGGGCGTCATCGAGGCGATGCAGAAGGGCGTCCTGGCGAAC is a genomic window of Planctomycetota bacterium containing:
- the fusA gene encoding elongation factor G; the protein is MNPEKIRNIGIIAHIDSGKTTVSERILYVTGRVHKIGEVDEGTTALDWMEQERERGITITAAATAVEWKGHRINLIDTPGHVDFTVEVERSLRVLDGAVALFCGVGGVEPQSMTVWRQAEKYSVPVIGFVNKMDRTGADFHGVVRKIQEELGGNAVPVILPIGSGENFRGLIDLVKNVEVVFEERRGQIHFEERPIPTGLQEEAARWRRNLIEKVSETDEALLEKYVAGVEPSQDEIRAALRKATLGRTIHPVLCGSAARNIGVQHLLDAVVDYLPSPKVEDGPLAALAFKIYSDRHAKLVYVRVYSGTLAAGSYVYNSVRKRRERVGRLVEMHANRPIARESLGPGEIGAVVGLDHTLTGDTLCTEEKPVVLEAIEFPAPVISVSIAPASMAERDKLSYALAKLAEEDPTFVVTYDPETEETIMSGMGELHLEILVDRLKREYGVNAKVGRPQVAYRETATTAAEVDHKLVKQTGGRGDFARTVLLIEPLPAGSGFEFVNEVKGGNVPKEYVPAVEKGVIEAMQKGVLANYPVVDVRVTLVDGDYHEVDSSERAFHTCASMAFKEGFRKASPTLLEPVMMVNVTTPADHLGSVNGDLAARRGRIEGMEPRGPNHEIRAMVPLAEMFGYATQLRTLSRGTASFTMTFDHYEPVPYAKVEEIVAARAKAAAARARS